In the genome of Hydractinia symbiolongicarpus strain clone_291-10 chromosome 5, HSymV2.1, whole genome shotgun sequence, one region contains:
- the LOC130646241 gene encoding neuropeptide Y receptor type 4-like codes for MDDPAALQNATSPTLSPSKWFMEFRWKIILIAAYSFVFLCGMVGNTVVLYVIHRKKTRNTMSDVLIASLAFADFLASLNVPLVMIYDLLCPAWHLGYALCKILPSMNGFTICASAWSLVLVSVDRLRIILYPFKAKLSRSNKISSVCFVWFLSLLVTYPYCHFQELRDDICASMWSSQKQQFIYFTIFIIVVSFIPVIVMVIAYTLSAYHLHKRVKIHHNSIATAKRIQQNRRITNMFALIVFVFVVLTTPYWIFVFLYTAIQAFDWTTFQTYNDMLVSLNYSLFTLYAFNSCVNFFIYARMYHSFRKVFKKFLRHIPPNNL; via the exons ATGGATGATCCTGCAGCATTACAAAACGCAACATCACCAACTCTTTCACCTTCTAAGTGGTTTATGGAATTCAGATGGAAAATAATACTTATTGCAGCCTACAGTTTTGTGTTCTTATGTGGCATGGTTGGCAACACCGTTGTATTGTATGTTATACACCGAAAGAAAACACGCAACACAATGTCGGATGTATTGATCGCTTCTTTGGCTTTTGCTGATTTCTTGGCATCACTAAATGTACCGCTTGTCATGATATATGACTTACTCTGTCCTGCATGGCATCTTGGTTATGCTTTATGTAAAATTTTACCATCGATGAATGGATTTACCATATGCGCATCAGCATGGTCGTTAGTCCTTGTTTCTGTAGACCGTTTAAG GATTATATTGTATCCATTCAAAGCAAAGCTATCACGGTCCAACAAAATAAGCAGCGTGTGTTTTGTTTGGTTTTTATCCCTCTTGGTTACATATCCTTATTGTCATTTCCAGGAATTGAGAGATGATATATGTGCATCCATGTGGAGCAGCCAAAAGCAGCAGTTTATTTACTTTaccatttttattattgttgtcagTTTTATACCTGTTATTGTAATGGTCATAGCCTACACATTATCCGCATATCATCTCCATAAACGTGTGAAAATTCACCATAACAGCATTGCTACTGCCAAAAGAATTCAGCAAAATCGACGCATCACAAATATGTTTGctttaattgtttttgttttcgtcGTTCTTACGACACCATATTGGATATTTGTGTTCCTATACACCGCAATACAAGCATTTGATTGGACAACATTTCAAACATACAACGACATGCTTGTCTCCTTGAAttatagtttgtttacattgtaCGCATTCAACTCGTGTgtgaacttttttatttatgcgCGGATGTATCATTCCTTCCGAAAagtgtttaaaaagtttttacgaCACATTCCGCCGAACAACCTTTAA
- the LOC130646158 gene encoding uncharacterized protein LOC130646158, producing the protein MSLVQVVLTKTWYVFDGNLLTQTDGVAMGSPTSSVVAEIYMRAHETTALTTVEHAPRVWKRFVDDVLLIIKGAHLDKFYEHINNLHPKIQFTIEHEKNGALLFLDILVSRNGGNLSVSVYRKPTHTD; encoded by the coding sequence ATGTCCTTGGTCCAAGTTGTACTTACAAAAACATGGTATGTATTTGACGGTAACCTCCTTACGCAAACTGACGGTGTGGCTATGGGTAGCCCAACATCCTCTGTGGTAGCTGAAATATATATGCGGGCTCATGAGACTACAGCTTTAACAACTGTAGAACACGCTCCAAgagtttggaaaagatttgtggATGACGTCCTTTTAATAATAAAAGGAGCACATCTGGACAAATTTTATGAACATATCAATAATTTGCACCCGAAGATTCAATTTACAATTGAACATGAGAAGAACGGTGCGCTTCTTTTCTTAGACATTCTAGTATCTCGCAACGGTGGTAACTTATCAGTATCAGTATACCGCAAACCAACTCATACTGATTAA